In Longimicrobium sp., the genomic stretch CTCTCGCTGGGCGAGCCGGCCTCCGCGCGGCTGCCGTACCTCGCCGGCGCCGCGGCCGCCATCACCCCGCGCCAGCTGCTGTCGCACACCTCCGGCCTGGCCGACGGGCAGGCCTGCCTCTTCGACGCCGGCAGCACCCTGGACGCCTGCAGCCGGCAGATCGCCGCCACGCCGCCGGCCTACGCGCCGGGAACGGAGTTCCGCTACGGCGGCTCGTCGTTCACCGTGGCCGGGCGCCTGGCCGAGGTGGCCACGGGGCAGAGCTGGAACGCGCTCTTCGCCGAGCGCGTGGCCGGCCCGCTGGGCTGGCGCAAGACGCGGTGGGAAGGCGGCAACCCGGTCCTCGCCGGCGGCGCCATCACCACCGTCCCCGAGTACGGCATGCTGCTGCGGATGCTGCTGGCGGGCGGCGCGTGGAACGGGCACCAGGTCCTCTCCGCCGCCGCGCTCGCCGAGCTCACCCGCGACAACGTGGGCACCGCGCCGATGACGGAAACGCCGCGCACGGGCGTGCACGGCTACGGGCTGGGCGTCTGGCGCGACGCGGTCGACGGCGCGGGCAGGGCCACGCAGATCAGCAGCCCGGGCGCGTCCGGCTTCTACCCGTGGGTGGACTTCGGCCGCAACGTCGCCGGCATCGTGGTCCTCCCCGCGCGCGACGCCGCCGACGGCTACTGGTACGACGCCACGCTCCAGGTGCAGGCCCGGCTCCGCCAGATCGTGGACTCCGGCCATTAGAGTGGTGCCC encodes the following:
- a CDS encoding serine hydrolase domain-containing protein; amino-acid sequence: MQAFPTLLAGIAAALAASACMDLPTAAATGSCDPAYQSIARFVDSTAESHSAFGAALLLVRDGRVVCERYRGAFNETSELPAASASKWLTGVAILTLADAGKLSLGEPASARLPYLAGAAAAITPRQLLSHTSGLADGQACLFDAGSTLDACSRQIAATPPAYAPGTEFRYGGSSFTVAGRLAEVATGQSWNALFAERVAGPLGWRKTRWEGGNPVLAGGAITTVPEYGMLLRMLLAGGAWNGHQVLSAAALAELTRDNVGTAPMTETPRTGVHGYGLGVWRDAVDGAGRATQISSPGASGFYPWVDFGRNVAGIVVLPARDAADGYWYDATLQVQARLRQIVDSGH